A region from the Phycisphaerales bacterium genome encodes:
- the holA gene encoding DNA polymerase III subunit delta: protein MAKRGATKSKGGAAGRPLDDSARVVILHGPENYLRTEHLRTLREAIETQRGEVDVLHFDGGSAAAADVLDEARSLGLMQQYKIIVVDEADEFLKRGENRRSIEHYTESPVESVTLVLRAGAWNPGKLDKMVESVGRVVKCEPLEPPMAISFCIQRCAKRYGCTIDPRAAGLLVERIGASLSRLDTELARLSLMTETAGGVIDVDLVTEQIQLSREEKAWEVQNALLTGDGATALGKVIELMTISRLDPVPIFYAMTDLSRKIYAARRLFDAGQNERVVCSQLRLWGPSVSALLSAARRCTATDLAELMRECLRAVHRPRQSLGTSERAVEQLAVRFLSVLGSGGR from the coding sequence ATGGCCAAGCGCGGAGCAACCAAATCAAAGGGCGGTGCGGCCGGCCGGCCTCTGGACGATTCGGCGCGGGTGGTCATTCTCCACGGGCCGGAGAACTACCTCCGCACCGAGCACCTGCGGACGCTGCGCGAGGCGATCGAGACCCAGCGGGGCGAGGTGGATGTGCTCCACTTCGACGGCGGCAGCGCCGCCGCAGCCGACGTCCTCGACGAGGCGCGCAGCCTCGGCCTGATGCAGCAGTACAAGATCATCGTCGTCGATGAGGCGGATGAGTTCCTTAAGCGAGGCGAAAACCGCCGCAGCATCGAGCACTACACCGAATCGCCTGTGGAGTCGGTCACCCTTGTGCTCCGCGCTGGGGCGTGGAATCCCGGCAAACTCGACAAGATGGTCGAAAGCGTCGGCCGCGTAGTCAAGTGCGAGCCGCTCGAGCCGCCCATGGCCATCTCCTTCTGCATCCAGCGCTGCGCCAAGCGCTACGGCTGCACGATCGATCCGCGGGCGGCCGGGCTGCTTGTCGAGCGCATCGGCGCCAGCCTGTCGCGCCTCGATACCGAACTGGCGCGGCTGTCGCTCATGACCGAGACTGCGGGCGGGGTCATCGACGTCGATCTCGTGACCGAGCAGATTCAACTCTCGCGCGAGGAGAAGGCGTGGGAAGTGCAGAACGCGCTGCTCACCGGCGACGGGGCCACGGCGCTGGGCAAGGTCATCGAACTCATGACCATCAGCCGGCTCGATCCCGTACCCATTTTCTACGCCATGACCGACCTCTCGCGCAAGATCTACGCGGCTCGCCGGCTCTTCGACGCGGGTCAGAACGAACGGGTCGTGTGCAGCCAGCTTCGGCTGTGGGGGCCGTCCGTCAGTGCGCTTCTGTCGGCCGCCAGGCGGTGCACGGCGACAGACCTGGCCGAACTCATGCGCGAATGCCTGCGGGCGGTGCACCGGCCCAGGCAGAGCCTTGGCACTTCCGAGCGAGCCGTCGAACAACTGGCGGTGCGATTTCTGTCGGTCCTCGGCTCGGGCGGACGATGA
- a CDS encoding radical SAM protein yields MTDTLRINEIFHSIQGESSWIGLPCVFVRLTGCHLRCTYCDTEYAFHEGQRRSIDSVVEEVLHHPAPLVEITGGEPLLQEGVHDLLKRLCDAGRTVLVETSGACDISACDPRVIRILDFKTPGSGEEARNLWSNVDHLTGRDEVKFVITDRADYEWSREMVREHRLLDRAGCVLFAAVFEQPRGLEIAGCPSLPLADLARWIIEDGLQVRLQTQLHKIIWDPQTRGV; encoded by the coding sequence GTGACCGATACCCTTCGCATCAACGAGATCTTCCACTCGATTCAGGGTGAGTCGTCGTGGATCGGGCTGCCTTGCGTATTCGTGCGGCTCACGGGCTGCCACCTGCGCTGCACCTACTGCGACACCGAGTACGCCTTTCACGAGGGGCAGCGGCGGTCGATCGACTCGGTGGTCGAGGAAGTTCTGCACCATCCCGCCCCGCTCGTCGAGATCACCGGCGGCGAACCGCTGTTGCAGGAGGGCGTGCACGATCTGCTGAAGCGCCTCTGCGACGCCGGCCGCACGGTGCTCGTCGAGACCAGCGGCGCGTGCGACATCTCGGCGTGCGATCCGCGCGTTATCCGCATCCTCGATTTCAAGACGCCCGGCAGCGGCGAGGAGGCTCGCAACCTGTGGAGCAATGTCGATCATCTCACGGGGCGCGATGAAGTGAAGTTTGTCATCACCGACCGCGCCGACTACGAGTGGTCGCGCGAGATGGTGCGCGAGCACCGGCTGCTCGATCGGGCCGGCTGCGTCCTCTTCGCCGCGGTGTTCGAGCAGCCGCGCGGGCTCGAGATCGCCGGCTGCCCCTCGCTGCCGTTGGCAGACCTGGCGCGCTGGATCATCGAGGACGGTTTGCAGGTGCGCCTGCAAACGCAACTGCACAAGATCATCTGGGACCCGCAGACGCGCGGCGTGTGA
- a CDS encoding VIT1/CCC1 transporter family protein, whose protein sequence is MSHLPHGLTAAARARLRREHTPEAIQSRLSAGMRHSYLRDFIYGAIDGAVTTFAVVAGVVGADLPLGVVIILGLGNLFADGFSMAISNYLGTRAEHQIRTRTRRTEEMHIRTIPEGEREEIRQLFAGKGFTGEQLDMVVDVITADPKRWVDTMLTEEHGLALEGVSPWRAGLMTFIAFVLIGFIPLLPYVFDLIASGAFGGAAFEWSAAMTAAAFFIVGAIKSPFVDESWWRSGLETLLVGGIAAAMAFGIGAALQGLA, encoded by the coding sequence ATGAGTCACCTGCCCCATGGACTGACGGCCGCCGCACGCGCCCGCCTGCGACGCGAACACACGCCCGAAGCGATCCAGTCGCGCCTCAGCGCCGGGATGCGGCACAGCTATCTGCGCGACTTCATCTACGGCGCCATCGACGGCGCTGTGACGACCTTCGCCGTCGTCGCCGGCGTCGTCGGCGCTGATCTGCCGCTTGGAGTCGTGATCATCCTCGGCCTGGGAAACCTGTTCGCCGACGGATTCTCGATGGCCATCAGCAACTATCTGGGCACGCGCGCCGAGCATCAGATCCGCACGCGCACGCGCCGCACAGAAGAAATGCACATTCGCACGATACCCGAAGGAGAGCGCGAGGAGATCCGTCAGCTCTTTGCCGGCAAGGGCTTCACGGGCGAACAGCTCGACATGGTCGTCGATGTGATCACCGCCGATCCGAAGCGCTGGGTGGACACCATGCTGACCGAAGAGCACGGGTTGGCGCTGGAAGGCGTCTCGCCCTGGCGGGCGGGACTCATGACGTTTATCGCCTTTGTGCTCATCGGATTCATTCCCCTGCTGCCGTATGTCTTTGACCTGATCGCCTCGGGCGCCTTTGGCGGCGCTGCATTCGAGTGGAGTGCGGCGATGACCGCTGCTGCGTTCTTCATCGTCGGCGCGATCAAGAGCCCGTTTGTGGATGAATCCTGGTGGCGCTCGGGGCTTGAGACGCTGCTCGTCGGCGGCATCGCCGCCGCCATGGCATTCGGCATCGGCGCAGCGCTGCAGGGATTGGCATAA
- a CDS encoding anaerobic sulfatase maturase: MQEPPAFHLPQTSVGSHCFHAMVKPVGAACNLNCQYCYYLHKADLLHQPRLPRMDDNTLEQHIRQYIEAQNGEEVIFSWQGGEPTLLGLDFFRRVVQLQDQYRKPFQRIENDLQTNGTLLDEQWAAFLSEHRFMVGLSVDGPAELHDRYRVSRGGQGTHARVMVAAKLLKAHDVMFSTLCVVNRCNSRQARAVYRFLSREVGGRVIQFIPCIEPRDFRNAAPAQWDPSELPVVGTRRAAPAAADSIVTEWSVDPVDWGNFLCDVWDIWFKHDYGRVYVDLFETAVAQRLGLPAQKCTTAEFCGKAMAIEHNGDAYCCDHFVYPEFRMGNIHTTHWGDMAYSERQQQFGYAKRDTLPRYCRECPHLPLCWGECPKNRFVRTPQGEAGLNYLCPGLKRFYGHIRRDLDEIIRRIRSEQFTR, translated from the coding sequence ATGCAGGAGCCTCCCGCCTTCCATCTGCCGCAGACCTCCGTGGGCAGCCACTGCTTCCACGCGATGGTCAAGCCCGTGGGCGCGGCGTGCAATCTGAACTGCCAGTACTGCTACTACCTGCACAAGGCGGATCTGCTCCATCAGCCGCGTCTGCCGCGCATGGATGACAACACCCTTGAGCAGCACATCCGCCAGTACATCGAAGCCCAAAACGGCGAAGAAGTGATCTTCTCCTGGCAGGGCGGCGAGCCGACGCTTCTGGGCCTCGACTTCTTCCGCCGCGTCGTGCAATTGCAGGATCAGTACCGCAAGCCATTCCAGCGGATCGAAAACGACCTGCAGACGAACGGCACCCTGCTCGACGAACAGTGGGCCGCCTTCCTGAGCGAGCATCGCTTCATGGTGGGTCTCAGCGTTGATGGTCCGGCGGAGTTGCACGACCGCTACCGCGTCTCGCGCGGCGGGCAAGGCACGCACGCACGCGTCATGGTCGCTGCGAAGCTGCTTAAGGCCCACGACGTCATGTTCAGCACGCTCTGCGTGGTGAATCGCTGCAACTCGCGCCAGGCACGCGCCGTCTACCGCTTCCTGAGTCGGGAAGTCGGCGGTAGGGTGATCCAGTTCATCCCCTGCATCGAGCCGCGCGACTTCCGCAACGCCGCTCCGGCTCAATGGGACCCATCCGAACTGCCGGTGGTGGGCACGCGGCGCGCCGCCCCCGCAGCCGCGGATTCGATCGTCACGGAGTGGTCGGTCGATCCGGTCGACTGGGGCAATTTCCTCTGCGACGTCTGGGACATCTGGTTCAAACACGACTACGGCCGCGTTTACGTCGACCTCTTCGAGACGGCGGTGGCGCAGCGCCTCGGCCTCCCCGCTCAAAAGTGCACCACCGCGGAGTTCTGCGGCAAGGCGATGGCGATCGAGCACAACGGCGACGCGTACTGCTGCGATCACTTCGTCTATCCCGAGTTCAGAATGGGGAACATCCACACGACCCACTGGGGAGACATGGCCTACAGCGAGCGCCAGCAGCAGTTCGGCTACGCCAAGCGCGATACGCTGCCGCGCTACTGCCGCGAGTGCCCGCACCTCCCGCTGTGCTGGGGCGAATGCCCGAAGAACCGCTTCGTCCGCACGCCGCAGGGCGAGGCTGGGCTCAACTACCTTTGCCCGGGACTCAAGCGGTTCTACGGCCACATCCGGCGCGATCTCGATGAGATCATCCGCCGGATTCGAAGCGAACAGTTCACGCGCTGA
- a CDS encoding ferrous iron transporter B: MTRVIPDSATQVRNVAAERRAPRGEPRSLRVALFGNPNTGKTTLFNRLCGLRAKTANFPGITAEARVGHCPADRRHPVALEIIDLPGVYRLTLEVPESRVCRDIMQGSALYQRPDAVLIVVDATNLPRNLLLVGELLAHGLPTVIALNMTDIAQRRGLTIDAQELSRQIGCPVVPTVARRGTGAAEIRDELVRTADDFAAVREAHGDHASVESLRAIASDPALLENWADRAVARSVGGAEAIGAASDTFTERLDKAFTHPVLGLMIFAAVMALLFITIFQMATPLMDFIETAFGALGEWISAALPAGAINDLLAEGVIGGVGATVVFLPQICLLFFLISLLEDTGYLARAAFVMDRIMCRFGLPGQAFVPLLSSHACALPGIMSAKLIPDRHDRLATILVAPFMSCSARVPVYVLLTTLLFRDRPWLAGLAFFGCYVLGAVAGLITALLVRRTILRGRSRPMVLELPSYKMPALRTAVWTTIDRGLVFLKNAGTIILAISVVLWWLSAYPHVEAPAQAVEMRQQARQMMPHDPDGATALVTEAQRLEASHATRESYAGRLGRLAQPVFAPVGYDWQLTVGVLTSFAAREVFVATMSILLTGEDEAAAEDAGFIDRIRNARRDDGSPVFTAATSASLLVFFVLAMQCLPTLVVTRRETGSWKWAGLQLAYMSCLAWVAAFITYQGLTLMGVA, encoded by the coding sequence ATGACCCGCGTCATTCCGGATAGCGCGACACAGGTCCGCAACGTCGCGGCAGAGCGGCGCGCGCCGCGAGGCGAGCCTCGTTCGCTCCGCGTCGCACTGTTCGGGAACCCGAACACGGGCAAGACGACGCTGTTCAATCGCCTGTGCGGCCTGCGGGCCAAGACCGCCAACTTTCCGGGCATCACGGCCGAAGCGCGCGTCGGCCACTGCCCGGCTGATCGCCGCCATCCCGTGGCGCTGGAGATCATCGATCTTCCCGGCGTGTACCGGCTCACGCTGGAGGTGCCCGAGTCGCGCGTGTGCCGCGACATCATGCAGGGCTCGGCGCTCTATCAGCGGCCGGACGCGGTGCTCATCGTCGTGGACGCCACGAACCTGCCGCGCAATCTGCTTCTGGTCGGTGAACTGCTGGCGCACGGCCTTCCCACGGTCATCGCTCTGAACATGACCGACATCGCCCAGCGGCGCGGGCTGACGATCGACGCCCAGGAATTGTCGCGGCAGATCGGCTGCCCGGTCGTGCCCACCGTGGCCAGGAGAGGAACGGGCGCCGCCGAGATCCGCGACGAACTCGTGCGCACCGCTGACGACTTTGCGGCGGTGCGCGAAGCACACGGAGATCATGCGTCGGTTGAGAGCCTGCGCGCCATCGCGTCAGATCCGGCGCTGCTCGAGAATTGGGCCGACCGCGCCGTCGCCCGCAGCGTGGGCGGAGCCGAAGCGATCGGCGCCGCAAGCGACACGTTCACCGAGCGGCTCGACAAGGCGTTCACGCATCCGGTGCTCGGGCTGATGATCTTTGCCGCCGTCATGGCTCTCCTGTTCATCACGATCTTCCAGATGGCCACGCCGCTGATGGACTTCATCGAAACCGCTTTCGGCGCGCTGGGCGAATGGATCAGCGCGGCACTGCCGGCGGGAGCGATCAACGATCTCCTCGCCGAAGGGGTGATTGGCGGCGTGGGGGCGACGGTGGTCTTCCTGCCGCAGATCTGCCTGCTGTTTTTCCTGATCAGCCTGCTCGAGGACACGGGCTACCTCGCTCGCGCGGCATTCGTGATGGACCGCATCATGTGCCGCTTCGGCCTGCCGGGCCAGGCGTTCGTCCCGCTGCTCTCAAGCCACGCCTGCGCGCTGCCGGGCATCATGTCGGCCAAACTGATTCCCGATCGGCACGACCGGCTGGCGACGATTCTCGTGGCGCCGTTCATGAGTTGCTCGGCCCGCGTGCCGGTGTACGTGCTGCTCACCACGCTGCTCTTTCGCGACCGGCCGTGGCTGGCGGGTCTGGCGTTCTTCGGTTGCTACGTGCTGGGGGCGGTGGCGGGGTTGATCACCGCGCTGCTTGTGCGGCGGACGATTCTGCGCGGTCGGTCGCGGCCGATGGTGCTCGAACTGCCGTCCTACAAGATGCCCGCGCTGCGAACGGCAGTGTGGACGACGATCGATCGCGGCCTGGTGTTCCTCAAAAACGCGGGAACGATCATCCTGGCCATCAGCGTGGTGTTGTGGTGGCTCAGCGCTTATCCGCATGTTGAGGCGCCGGCGCAGGCAGTGGAGATGCGCCAGCAGGCGCGGCAGATGATGCCGCACGATCCTGATGGCGCCACGGCCCTGGTGACCGAGGCGCAGCGCCTTGAGGCGAGCCACGCGACGCGAGAAAGCTACGCCGGCCGGCTCGGCCGGCTGGCCCAGCCTGTGTTCGCACCGGTGGGCTATGACTGGCAACTCACCGTCGGCGTGCTGACGAGCTTTGCAGCGCGCGAAGTCTTCGTGGCGACGATGTCGATCCTTCTCACCGGTGAAGACGAGGCTGCCGCGGAAGATGCAGGCTTCATCGACCGGATCCGAAATGCCCGGCGCGATGACGGCTCGCCGGTGTTCACCGCGGCCACCAGCGCCAGCCTTCTCGTCTTCTTCGTGCTGGCGATGCAGTGTCTTCCGACACTTGTAGTGACCCGCCGCGAGACGGGGAGTTGGAAGTGGGCCGGCCTGCAACTCGCGTACATGTCGTGCCTGGCGTGGGTCGCCGCGTTCATCACCTATCAGGGGCTGACGCTCATGGGGGTGGCGTGA
- a CDS encoding DinB family protein — protein MNAHHCIAMLARFPAVLAPLVRDLDEETLRARGKDGRAWSITEILCHLADEEVEDFRTRVKLTLKQPQTDWPRIDPEAAARDRDYQSQDPRTALRRFLDERQASLRWLESLEAPDWTTVHVHPRVGAVPAGQLLASWAAHDLLHLRQITKRLFEAAERQATPWPIDYAGQWTA, from the coding sequence ATGAACGCACACCACTGCATCGCCATGCTCGCGCGTTTTCCCGCTGTGCTCGCACCTCTGGTGCGCGATCTCGATGAAGAAACGCTTAGAGCGCGCGGCAAGGATGGACGCGCGTGGTCCATCACCGAAATCCTCTGCCACCTGGCGGATGAAGAGGTCGAAGACTTTCGCACGCGAGTGAAACTCACTCTCAAGCAACCCCAGACCGACTGGCCGCGCATCGACCCCGAGGCGGCCGCCCGCGACCGCGACTATCAGTCGCAAGACCCGCGGACGGCGCTGCGGCGATTCCTGGATGAGCGGCAGGCGAGTCTGCGCTGGCTTGAGTCGCTCGAAGCGCCCGACTGGACCACCGTGCACGTTCATCCGCGCGTCGGAGCGGTGCCCGCCGGTCAACTGCTCGCCTCGTGGGCGGCGCACGATCTTCTGCATCTGCGGCAGATCACCAAGCGTCTCTTCGAGGCCGCCGAGCGGCAGGCGACCCCGTGGCCGATCGATTACGCGGGCCAGTGGACGGCCTGA
- a CDS encoding FeoA domain-containing protein has translation MSLPATPHAPADDAAVSLTQLGRGQCATFYRADLRCEDCDMLNAMGMTDRCQLKICKIGDPWIVQVKSTRIGLARSLAQRILVLPPTVRP, from the coding sequence ATGTCTCTCCCAGCTACCCCGCACGCCCCAGCCGATGATGCCGCCGTCAGCCTGACGCAACTCGGCCGCGGGCAGTGCGCCACGTTCTACCGGGCCGATCTGCGCTGTGAAGACTGCGACATGCTCAACGCCATGGGCATGACGGATCGCTGCCAACTCAAGATCTGCAAGATCGGCGACCCATGGATCGTGCAGGTCAAATCGACGAGGATCGGCCTGGCGCGGAGCCTGGCGCAGCGTATTCTCGTTCTCCCACCGACCGTCCGGCCGTAG
- a CDS encoding NAD(+)/NADH kinase, translated as MPRRVLLVSNLDRPEIRAVLPEFRQWLAQRAVIVAEFEAMSREQPPTAGVDLAVVLGGDGTLLSQARRFVNFDIPLLGVNLGRLGFLAEFHMTDLFTASHDIFDDGVELAVHSHMLIEVHVFPEGADVSDIAAARERHLALNDCVITSGPPFRMIELFLTLDGEPTPSVHGDGLIISTPIGSTAYSVSSGGSIIEPRLDCFAITPIAAHSLAFRPIIISPTTSLIVSVERANPGTTMVIDGQVFAALRAGDRVSIRQYARRVSFVANPGNNYWRTLTTKMHWAAPPTSK; from the coding sequence ATGCCCAGGCGCGTGCTTCTCGTTTCCAATCTTGACCGCCCCGAGATCCGGGCGGTATTGCCCGAATTCCGCCAGTGGCTCGCCCAGCGCGCTGTCATCGTGGCCGAGTTCGAAGCGATGTCGCGCGAGCAGCCGCCCACTGCCGGCGTGGACCTCGCCGTGGTGCTCGGCGGCGATGGCACGCTGCTCAGCCAGGCGCGGCGGTTTGTCAACTTCGACATCCCGCTGCTGGGCGTAAACCTCGGCCGGCTCGGTTTCCTCGCCGAGTTTCACATGACCGACCTCTTCACCGCCTCGCACGACATATTCGATGATGGTGTCGAACTCGCGGTGCACTCGCACATGCTCATCGAAGTGCACGTCTTTCCGGAGGGCGCGGACGTCAGCGACATCGCCGCCGCGCGCGAGCGCCACCTCGCGCTGAACGACTGCGTCATCACTTCCGGACCGCCGTTTCGCATGATCGAACTCTTCCTGACGCTCGACGGCGAGCCGACGCCTTCGGTGCACGGCGACGGGCTGATCATCTCCACCCCGATCGGTTCGACTGCCTACAGCGTGTCATCGGGTGGCTCGATCATCGAGCCGCGCCTCGACTGCTTTGCCATCACGCCCATCGCGGCCCATAGCCTCGCGTTTCGGCCGATCATCATTTCGCCGACGACTTCGCTGATCGTGAGCGTCGAGCGGGCCAACCCGGGCACGACGATGGTCATCGACGGGCAGGTGTTCGCCGCGCTTCGCGCCGGGGACCGCGTGTCGATCCGCCAGTACGCAAGGCGGGTCAGTTTCGTGGCCAACCCGGGCAACAACTACTGGCGCACGCTGACGACCAAGATGCACTGGGCCGCCCCGCCGACGTCGAAGTAG
- the serS gene encoding serine--tRNA ligase, producing the protein MIDLKQLRDDPDRFRKAAADKGVSVDIDELLRLDTELREAQTELQNLTAEKNRIGKEIGALAGRLKKAPDSEKPALQQEMQRLQARPTEIKTREAELSSAVSALEAQRRDIWLRIPQPADADVPVGRDASDNVEIRRWNCPWFDTNESFAQNKGFQPRPHVEIGQRLGLFEFERGVKMAGSRSYVLTGDGMRLHNAVLRYAFDMMTNEHGFTALSVPVIVREQVMVGTGFFPSGRDQAYEIRESERGGGHDIYLTGTGEVGLMGYHQEEILDFEQLPLRYTTVSTCFRREAGAAGKDTTGLYRIHQFDKVEQVVICRADEQESRQWHQRMIGFVESLLQRLELPYRLLQCCTGDLGVKNADMVDIETWMPSRGEEDADGVPGGAYGETHSASRLYDYQCRRLNIRYRDPETGKPVVCHSLNNTVAASPRLLIPILELYQNEDGSVTIPAVLRPHMNAQERIG; encoded by the coding sequence ATGATTGACCTCAAGCAATTGCGCGATGATCCCGATCGCTTCCGCAAGGCTGCGGCCGACAAGGGCGTCAGCGTTGACATTGACGAACTGCTGCGCCTGGATACCGAACTGCGCGAAGCGCAGACCGAACTGCAGAACCTGACCGCTGAAAAGAACCGCATCGGCAAAGAGATCGGCGCCCTGGCCGGCCGGCTCAAGAAGGCGCCTGATTCGGAAAAGCCCGCGCTGCAGCAGGAGATGCAGCGGCTGCAGGCCCGCCCGACCGAGATCAAGACGCGCGAGGCCGAACTCTCCAGCGCGGTGAGCGCGCTCGAGGCCCAGCGCCGCGACATCTGGCTGCGCATACCCCAGCCGGCCGATGCCGATGTGCCCGTCGGGCGCGATGCGAGCGACAACGTCGAGATCCGCCGCTGGAACTGCCCCTGGTTCGACACGAACGAGTCCTTCGCGCAAAACAAGGGCTTCCAGCCGCGCCCGCACGTCGAAATCGGCCAGCGGCTCGGGCTGTTCGAATTCGAGCGCGGCGTCAAGATGGCCGGGTCGCGCAGTTACGTGCTCACCGGCGACGGGATGCGCCTGCACAACGCCGTGCTCCGCTATGCGTTTGACATGATGACCAACGAGCACGGCTTCACGGCGCTGAGCGTGCCCGTCATCGTGCGCGAACAGGTGATGGTCGGCACCGGGTTCTTCCCCAGCGGCCGCGACCAGGCGTATGAGATTCGCGAGAGCGAGCGCGGCGGCGGGCACGACATCTATCTCACTGGCACCGGCGAGGTCGGGCTCATGGGCTACCACCAGGAGGAGATTCTCGACTTCGAGCAGCTGCCGCTGCGCTACACGACGGTGTCGACGTGCTTTCGCCGCGAAGCCGGCGCTGCGGGCAAAGACACGACCGGGCTGTATCGCATTCACCAGTTCGACAAGGTCGAGCAGGTCGTCATCTGCCGGGCGGACGAGCAGGAAAGCCGGCAGTGGCACCAGCGAATGATCGGCTTCGTCGAGTCGCTGCTCCAGCGCCTCGAACTGCCCTATCGGCTGCTGCAGTGCTGCACGGGCGATCTAGGCGTGAAGAACGCCGACATGGTGGACATCGAGACGTGGATGCCCAGCCGGGGCGAAGAGGACGCCGACGGCGTGCCGGGTGGAGCCTACGGCGAGACGCACAGCGCTTCGCGCCTCTACGACTACCAGTGCCGGCGGCTCAACATCCGCTATCGCGATCCGGAGACGGGCAAGCCTGTCGTGTGCCACTCACTCAATAACACCGTCGCCGCCAGCCCGCGCCTGCTCATCCCCATCCTCGAACTCTACCAGAACGAAGATGGGAGCGTGACGATCCCGGCCGTGCTGCGTCCCCATATGAACGCGCAGGAGCGGATTGGCTGA